One Coffea arabica cultivar ET-39 chromosome 5c, Coffea Arabica ET-39 HiFi, whole genome shotgun sequence DNA window includes the following coding sequences:
- the LOC113689886 gene encoding indole-3-acetic acid-amido synthetase GH3.6-like, whose amino-acid sequence MPEAPKVSSTNHQESCLDDKNQQVLQFIEDVTSNAKEVQRRVLNEILSRNAGVEYLQRHGFNGQIDYETFKSTFPVVTYDDLKPDVDRIANGDTSPILCSQPISECLTSSGTSGGERKLMPTIEEELGRRSFLYSLLMPVMNQFVLDLDKGKGMYFLFVKSEAKTPGGLLARPVLTSYYKSSHFRDRPYDPYASYTSPNEAILCSDSYQSMYSQMLCGLCQKDEVLRVGAVFASGFIRAIRFLQNHWPLLCNDIRTGTLNPEIIDPSVREAVVKILKPNPQLAEVLEAECRKESWKGIIPRIWPNTKYIDVIVTGTMSQYIDTLNFYGNNLPLVCTMYASSECYFGVNLNPLCMPSEVVYTLIPTMAYFEFLPVTSENEPVPLNPNKHHKLVDLVDVQLGQDYELVITTYAGLYRYHVGDILRVAGFKNKAPQFTFICRKNVALSIDSDKTDEVELHNAVTKAANSHLLQFDASLIEYTSYADTSTIPGHYVLYWEIGFNSAKSIPESVFEDCCLTVEESLNSVYRQGRVSDNSIGPLEIKVVKNGTFDKVMDFAISNGASINQYKAPRCVKYAPIVEILNSGVVFNYFSPKCPKWSPGHKQWCTN is encoded by the exons ATGCCAGAGGCACCTAAGGTATCATCAACTAACCATCAGGAGAGTTGTCTTGATGATAAGAATCAACAGGTTCTTCAATTCATCGAAGATGTTACTAGCAATGCAAAAGAAGTTCAAAGAAGAGTTCTTAATGAAATTCTTTCGCGTAATGCTGGAGTTGAGTATCTGCAAAGGCATGGCTTCAATGGACAGATTGACTATGAAACATTCAAGAGCACCTTCCCAGTTGTCACGTATGATGATCTTAAACCAGATGTTGATCGTATAGCCAATGGTGATACTTCCCCCATACTTTGTTCTCAGCCCATCTCAGAGTGCCTAACAAG CTCTGGCACGTCCGGGGGAGAAAGAAAATTGATGCCAACAATTGAAGAAGAGCTGGGAAGGAGGTCATTTCTGTACAGCCTTCTGATGCCTGTGATGAACCAGTTTGTTCTTGATTTGGATAAGGGCAAGGGGATGTACTTCTTGTTTGTCAAATCAGAAGCTAAGACACCAGGCGGTCTTCTGGCACGTCCAGTTTTAACTAGTTACTACAAAAGTTCACACTTTAGGGACAGACCTTATGATCCTTACGCCAGTTACACTAGCCCAAATGAAGCAATTCTTTGCTCAGATTCTTATCAAAGCATGTACTCTCAAATGCTTTGTGGGCTGTGTCAAAAGGATGAAGTTCTTCGTGTTGGAGCTGTCTTCGCTTCTGGTTTCATCAGGGCTATTCGATTTCTCCAAAATCACTGGCCTCTTCTTTGCAATGATATTCGTACTGGAACTCTAAACCCTGAAATAATTGATCCCTCAGTGAGAGAAGCTGTTGTGAAAATTCTTAAACCAAATCCACAACTGGCAGAAGTTTTAGAGGCTGAATGTAGAAAGGAGTCATGGAAAGGCATCATTCCCAGAATATGGCCTAACACAAAATACATAGATGTTATTGTCACTGGTACCATGTCTCAGTATATTGATACACTCAATTTCTATGGCAACAATCTCCCATTGGTTTGTACCATGTATGCTTCTTCAGAGTGTTACTTTGGAGTCAACCTTAACCCTCTTTGCATGCCAAGTGAGGTTGTTTACACTCTTATTCCTACCATGGCCTATTTTGAGTTCCTGCCTGTGACCTCAGAAAATGAACCTGTGCCTCTCAACCCTAACAAGCACCATAAACTAGTTGATCTTGTTGATGTGCAGCTTGGACAGGACTATGAGCTTGTCATAACTACTTATGCAG GGCTCTATCGATATCATGTAGGGGACATTCTTCGAGTTGCTGGATTCAAGAACAAGGCACCTCAATTTACCTTCATATGCAGAAAGAATGTTGCTCTTAGCATTGATTCAGATAAAACAGACGAGGTCGAGCTGCATAACGCTGTCACAAAAGCTGCTAATAGCCATCTCTTGCAATTTGATGCATCTCTTATAGAGTACACAAGCTATGCAGACACATCCACTATTCCAGGACATTACGTTTTATATTGGGAAATAGGCTTCAACAGTGCGAAGTCAATTCCTGAATCAGTTTTTGAAGATTGTTGCCTGACAGTTGAAGAATCACTAAACAGTGTGTATCGTCAGGGACGAGTATCAGACAATTCCATTGGTCCATTGGAAATAAAGGTAGTAAAGAATGGAACTTTTGATAAAGTTATGGACTTTGCTATCAGCAATGGTGCATCAATTAATCAGTACAAGGCACCAAGATGTGTGAAATATGCCCCCATTGTTGAGATCTTGAACTCTGGAGTTGTTTTCAATTACTTCAGTCCAAAGTGTCCAAAGTGGTCTCCTGGTCACAAGCAATGGTGCACCaactaa
- the LOC113688878 gene encoding uncharacterized protein produces MASASGGFLQKRTAHFLKPAVPCNKASNLKLPYLSPKPWWLLHVEFNGWRDPQKKWEKWVDRMQSKHQSLWKKAGIFEAIMCSKYRFHRNKDLIFGLAERWCSETNTFVFPWGEATITLEDVMILGGFSVLGGPVLLPMEEKELVEIERSLKKVLANFVRMKRHSHLQWLNFFMKSVNRHEHEAFLSLWLSRFVFPGNEFDQIGEHVLPIAVHLSRGVKIALAPAVLASIYRDLSLLKESMAVSCSLEDESGEGSFLALGLWAPLQLVQLWAWERFLMFRPEPNFLSFGDPRAARWHDMKRSAIGNVRPIIDSSGDIFLWRPYTLAVDQWKFPEFYRETEQWVDIGRCLDEALESFARCLRACVLVGIDCEEPYQPHRVAMQFGLDQDIPGLVPRSIEILEVAWINYSKPLNHGASLYVPARLFESDLSIQYQQWWSKSVLVPTDSFQGVSRGQRSSRIQQRRNLLISRQTGLGGTGYRGNTIVAKERASIEAQIKLESNDSDVSPLHLRKGNHPPIVRIQNFPQKQIKTEGNDADVPPGFPPKNNHSPFVRTETSTKQYKQEVFNLNLPPAFHPELNSLSEQNQVPGRVLKWCNNCASSYCAAVDELKISSGSQIQGKSSSAAAANGNSGSLQPSWQPVGRNIYTGNPGNTGHAHDMSIHGNGSHSSCTFKFSSLILANMQAYMNRIGSEEGNKPHGSRIGDVCQLGGKPML; encoded by the coding sequence aTGGCTTCAGCCAGCGGTGGATTCCTACAAAAGAGGACAGCCCATTTCTTGAAGCCTGCTGTACCCTGCAATAAAGCTTCAAACTTGAAGCTTCCTTATCTTTCACCTAAACCATGGTGGCTTCTGCATGTGGAATTCAATGGCTGGAGAGACCCACAAAAGAAGTGGGAAAAATGGGTTGATCGAATGCAGTCCAAGCACCAATCTTTATGGAAAAAAGCTGGAATCTTTGAGGCTATTATGTGCTCAAAGTACAGGTTTCATAGAAATAAAGACTTGATTTTTGGGTTAGCAGAGAGATGGTGCTCTGAGACCAATACTTTTGTTTTCCCTTGGGGTGAAGCTACTATAACTCTAGAAGATGTGATGATTCTTGGTGGTTTTTCTGTTTTGGGTGGCCCTGTCCTATTGCCTATGGAAGAAAAAGAATTGGTTGAGATCGAAAGGAGTTTGAAAAAAGTGCTTGCCAACTTTGTCAGGATGAAAAGACATAGCCATCTTcaatggttgaatttcttcatgAAGTCTGTAAATAGACATGAGCATGAAGCTTTTCTTTCCCTCTGGCTGTCGAGGTTTGTTTTCCCTGGGAATGAATTTGATCAAATTGGAGAACATGTCTTGCCAATTGCAGTACATCTTTCTAGAGGCGTGAAAATTGCACTTGCACCAGCTGTTCTTGCGTCGATATACAGGGATTTGAGCTTGTTGAAAGAATCAATGGCTGTTTCATGCAGTCTAGAGGATGAATCCGGTGAAGGTAGCTTTTTGGCACTTGGCCTTTGGGCACCTTTGCAATTAGTTCAGCTTTGGGCCTGGGAGAGGTTCCTGATGTTTCGCCCAGAGCCAAATTTCCTCAGCTTCGGTGATCCAAGAGCAGCTCGATGGCATGATATGAAGAGGTCTGCTATTGGAAATGTAAGGCCTATCATTGATTCCTCTGGAGACATTTTCTTGTGGAGACCTTATACTTTGGCAGTGGATCAGTGGAAATTTCCTGAATTCTATAGAGAGACAGAGCAATGGGTAGATATTGGTAGATGCCTGGATGAGGCATTGGAGTCCTTTGCTCGGTGCTTGAGAGCTTGTGTGCTTGTTGGGATTGATTGTGAAGAGCCTTACCAGCCACATCGCGTAGCAATGCAGTTTGGATTAGATCAAGATATTCCAGGTTTGGTTCCTCGTTCGATTGAAATCCTTGAAGTAGCCTGGATTAATTACAGCAAACCTTTAAATCATGGTGCAAGCTTGTATGTTCCGGCTAGGCtatttgaatcagatttgagcATACAATATCAGCAATGGTGGAGCAAATCTGTGTTGGTTCCAACAGATTCTTTTCAAGGTGTCTCACGAGGACAGAGGAGTTCGAGGATACAACAAAGAAGAAATCTTCTGATTTCAAGACAAACTGGATTGGGAGGCACTGGATACCGTGGTAATACTATTGTTGCAAAAGAAAGAGCTTCTATCGAAGCACAAATTAAGCTGGAAAGCAATGACTCTGATGTTTCACCTTTGCATTTGCGCAAAGGAAACCACCCTCCAATTGTGAGGATACAAAATTTTCCCCAGAAGCAGATCAAAACAGAAGGCAATGATGCTGATGTTCCTCCTGGATTTCCTCCCAAAAATAACCACAGTCCGTTTGTGCGGACAGAAACTTCTACCAAGCAGTACAAACAAGAAGTTTTTAACTTAAATCTTCCCCCTGCCTTTCATCCGGAATTGAACAGCTTGTCGGAACAAAATCAAGTTCCAGGACGGGTGCTGAAATGGTGCAATAATTGTGCAAGCAGCTATTGTGCTGCTGTTGATGAATTGAAGATTTCTTCAGGTtctcaaattcaaggaaaatcTTCATCAGCAGCTGCAGCAAATGGAAATTCAGGAAGTCTACAACCCTCTTGGCAACCAGTGGGAAGGAACATTTACACAGGAAATCCAGGTAACACAGGACATGCACATGACATGAGCATCCATGGAAATGGAAGTCACAGCAGTTGCACTTTCAAATTTAGCTCACTAATATTAGCAAACATGCAAGCTTACATGAATAGAATTGGAAGTGAAGAAGGTAACAAGCCGCATGGTAGCAGGATTGGAGATGTTTGTCAGTTGGGTGGAAAACCAATGTTGTAA
- the LOC113690368 gene encoding putative F-box/FBD/LRR-repeat protein At4g03220, whose product METRSAKRKKLLLNAISEKTPQGHEDRISDLPDAVIHHILFLLPIRSIAQTSILSKRWRQIWYTFPDLDFTSIGAVADAPVKNATDSKKLHSLLAKGAEFISQVLALRDHNKYSDLRVLRFRACLSFSRLNGLIRRAIRFNVQELDIEVTTNDFFNFPRSVVLSQSLRIFRLKSQYPGFRLPPVTILKGGFGSLLSLSLSRVILYDQPSLLNLFSGSSFPMLKKLSLEIFIGLKHLSVSCRGLEDLTLENCFQLEDLEICSPKLENLRIVGCFDAYSSSSWLKIDGPRIKMIFWSHNSIPANCSVENLISLHEAFVGFFVLHEDISAAKLRSVSNFLSGLSHSQSLILESPCIEILSKNYHFGGVFQYPFSRLISMELQTGFNTHNLPGLAGLFRNSPKVHTLIMKIDEVQNAERRKWNRDLWESSSSGEERFWESQSQAMNSFLHHLKVVKIHGFSECENDISLVKFFLKHGKVLQEMFLSSSLSKPGNSLEREKIKSQIMGFSRASSNAKIWFQ is encoded by the exons ATGGAAACAAGATCTgccaagagaaagaaacttTTACTAAATGCCATATCTGAAAAAACCCCTCAAGGTCACGAAGACCGGATCAGTGATCTCCCTGATGCTGTTATTCATCATATTCTTTTCCTTCTACCCATCAGATCAATTGCTCAAACCAGCATTCTTTCCAAGCGATGGAGGCAAATATGGTACACTTTCCCTGATCTCGACTTCACTAGCATTGGTGCGGTTGCTGATGCTCCAGTTAAAAATGCTACTGATTCTAAAAAATTGCATTCTTTGCTGGCCAAAGGTGCTGAATTCATCAGTCAGGTTTTAGCTCTTCGTGATCATAATAAGTATTCTGACTTAAGGGTCCTCCGATTTCGTGCTTGTTTGAGCTTTTCTCGCCTGAATGGCCTAATCAGAAGAGCCATAAGGTTTAATGTTCAAGAACTTGATATTGAGGTTACAACAAATGACTTCTTCAATTTCCCACGCAGTGTTGTACTCAGTCAGTCACTCAGGATTTTCCGGTTGAAATCTCAATATCCTGGTTTTCGATTACCTCCCGTTACCATTCTTAAGGGTGGATTTGGATCACTGTTGTCGTTGTCACTTTCACGTGTGATTTTGTATGATCAGCCTTCCCTTCTTAATTTGTTTTCAGGTTCATCTTTCCCTATGCTTAAGAAATTGAGTTTAGAAATATTTATCGGATTGAAGCATCTTAGTGTTAGTTGTCGAGGCCTTGAAGATTTAACCTTAGAGAATTGCTTTCAGTTAGAAGATTTGGAGATCTGTAGCCCAAAACTTGAGAATTTACGGATTGTAGGTTGCTTTGATGCTTATAGTAGTAGTAGTTGGTTGAAGATTGATGGTCCAAGAATTAAAATGATCTTTTGGTCGCATAATTCTATCCCCGCAAACTGTTCTGTGGAGAACTTGATTTCTTTGCATGAGGCGTTTGTGGGTTTTTTTGTGCTTCATGAGGACATAAGTGCAGCAAAGCTTCGCAGTGTATCCAATTTTCTGTCTGGACTTTCTCATTCCCAGTCTCTTATACTTGAAAGCCCATGTATTGAG ATTTTGTCGAAAAACTATCATTTTGGTGGAGTTTTCCAATATCCTTTTAGTAGACTCATATCCATGGAGCTGCAGACCGGTTTCAATACACATAATCTTCCAGGATTAGCTGGTTTGTTCCGCAATTCGCCCAAAGTTCATACGCTCATCATGAAAATTGACGAGGTTCAAAATGCTGAAAGGAGA AAATGGAATAGGGACCTCTGGGAATCATCTAGCTCAGGGGAAGAAAGATTCTGGGAATCACAAAGCCAAGCTATGAACTCCTTCCTTCATCACTTAAAGGTGGTAAAGATCCATGGATTTTCAGAATGTGAGAATGATATTAGCCTAGTGAAGTTTTTTCTCAAGCATGGAAAGGTTTTGCAAGAAATGTTTCTCAGCTCAAGTCTCTCCAAGCCCGGAAATTCACTTGAGCGGGAGAAAATAAAGTCACAGATAATGGGATTTTCTCGTGCTTCTTCTAATGCCAAGATTTGGTTTCAGTAG
- the LOC113690993 gene encoding calcium-binding protein PBP1-like has protein sequence MAARAKVNEFQDMLPMMADKLGGEGLITELCNGFQLLMDKDKGLITFDSLKKNSALLGLQELRDDDLLSMLKEGDLDGDGALDQMEFCVLMFRLSPELMQESEAWLDQALRQGFRSTRGQ, from the coding sequence ATGGCAGCAAGGGCCAAGGTTAATGAGTTTCAAGATATGTTGCCAATGATGGCTGATAAGCTAGGAGGTGAGGGTCTGATAACAGAGCTGTGTAATGGGTTCCAGCTATTGATGGATAAAGATAAAGGGTTGATCACATTCGACAGTCTGAAGAAGAATTCTGCACTTCTGGGATTGCAAGAATTGAGGGATGACGATCTTTTGAGCATGCTTAAAGAAGGCGATCTTGATGGAGATGGAGCGCTTGATCAGATGGAATTTTGTGTGCTTATGTTCAGACTTAGCCCTGAGTTGATGCAAGAATCTGAGGCTTGGCTTGATCAGGCTCTTCGACAAGGCTTCAGGAGTACCCGTGGACAATGA